A genome region from Gammaproteobacteria bacterium includes the following:
- a CDS encoding multifunctional CCA tRNA nucleotidyl transferase/2'3'-cyclic phosphodiesterase/2'nucleotidase/phosphatase, with product MKTYLVGGAVRDQLLGLNVQERDWVVVGATPELMLSKGYRPVGKDFPVFLHPKTKDEYALARTERKTAPGYQGFHFYAAPDVTLEEDLKRRDLTINAMAQTAEGEVIDPFGGREDLKNKLLRHVSEAFVEDPVRILRVARFAARFGDFTVDPKTLRLMQEMVKCGEVNALVAERVWQEWQRALAEPYPQRFFEVLADCQAMPVLFPELQNDVAELTVLKKAADVSAKTPVRFAVLLHNLDNKKLSILCQRYRVPREYKDLAVLVARYQSDYLHVLNWDAAQLLQLLEALDVFRRPERLALFLSACEIIEEDTTVASKRAERLQRAYQLAQTVDPTPILQRGLRGKDIGNALREQQERVIEAQINVKE from the coding sequence TTGAAAACCTATCTGGTAGGTGGTGCTGTTCGGGATCAATTATTAGGCCTGAATGTGCAGGAACGTGATTGGGTCGTAGTTGGGGCGACTCCTGAATTAATGCTGTCCAAAGGTTACAGACCTGTGGGAAAAGATTTTCCGGTGTTTTTACATCCTAAAACCAAAGATGAGTATGCATTAGCGCGTACCGAACGCAAAACTGCGCCTGGTTATCAGGGGTTTCATTTTTATGCGGCGCCTGATGTGACCTTGGAGGAAGATTTAAAGCGACGGGATTTAACAATTAACGCCATGGCGCAAACGGCAGAGGGAGAGGTCATTGATCCTTTTGGTGGGCGAGAAGATTTAAAAAATAAGTTGTTGCGGCATGTGTCAGAAGCGTTTGTTGAAGATCCAGTGCGAATTTTACGTGTTGCACGTTTTGCTGCGCGTTTTGGTGATTTCACTGTTGATCCAAAAACGCTGCGTTTAATGCAGGAAATGGTTAAATGTGGAGAAGTCAATGCTTTAGTTGCAGAACGTGTGTGGCAGGAGTGGCAACGGGCGTTGGCAGAACCTTATCCGCAACGGTTTTTTGAAGTTTTGGCGGATTGCCAGGCGATGCCGGTGTTATTTCCAGAGTTGCAAAATGATGTCGCAGAATTGACGGTGTTAAAAAAAGCGGCTGATGTTTCGGCAAAGACCCCCGTGCGTTTTGCAGTGTTGCTGCACAATTTAGATAATAAAAAGCTAAGTATTTTGTGCCAGCGTTATCGTGTACCACGTGAATATAAGGATTTAGCTGTTTTGGTGGCGCGTTATCAAAGTGATTATTTACATGTACTGAATTGGGACGCAGCACAATTGCTGCAATTATTGGAAGCCCTGGATGTATTTCGTCGCCCAGAACGTCTGGCGTTGTTTTTATCCGCTTGCGAGATTATCGAAGAGGATACAACCGTAGCATCAAAAAGGGCAGAGCGTTTGCAGCGGGCTTATCAGTTGGCACAAACAGTTGACCCCACACCTATTTTGCAACGTGGATTGCGGGGGAAAGATATTGGTAATGCCTTGCGGGAGCAGCAGGAGCGTGTGATTGAAGCACAAATTAATGTGAAAGAATAA
- a CDS encoding SAM-dependent methyltransferase — translation MSLLPTPDPIAQQHSNQLTEYLKTEIATHGALSFARYMELALYAPGLGYYSAGTHKFGSGGDFTTAPEISPLFGQTLAKQIQPVLETLGQGDILEFGAGSGRLAIDILTALQKNKTLPQHYYILELSPELQQRQQNLITTHLPDLENRVSWLNALPSTFQGVVLANEALDAMPASRFQWHHNAPKESYVTWQQNQFCEFFDTPHPELAEKITQLEVKFSEHYTSEIHLTLPAWIASIADFLQKGLVLLIDYGFPRHEYYHPDRSMGTLMCHYQHLAHTNPFYWPGLQDITAHIDFTAIAEAAIQANLSVAGYTTQAHFLLSCGQRDWAVNMETDIYQQLQTSQQLKKLLLPSEMGELFKVIALTRGLPQPLLGFTLHDMREKL, via the coding sequence ATGAGCTTGCTCCCAACGCCAGACCCCATAGCTCAACAACACTCCAATCAGCTAACTGAATATCTAAAAACAGAAATAGCCACCCACGGTGCCCTATCCTTTGCCCGCTATATGGAATTAGCACTTTATGCGCCAGGATTAGGCTATTACAGCGCTGGTACCCATAAATTTGGTTCTGGAGGCGATTTCACAACTGCCCCGGAAATCTCGCCCTTGTTTGGACAAACACTGGCAAAACAAATTCAACCAGTACTGGAAACATTAGGACAAGGCGATATTTTAGAATTTGGTGCAGGTTCCGGCCGACTAGCCATCGATATTTTAACCGCTCTGCAGAAAAACAAGACGCTACCGCAACATTACTATATTCTAGAATTAAGCCCAGAATTGCAGCAACGACAACAAAATCTAATCACAACGCACCTCCCTGATTTAGAGAATCGCGTCTCTTGGCTTAACGCTTTGCCAAGCACATTTCAAGGAGTCGTATTGGCTAATGAAGCACTAGATGCCATGCCTGCCAGTCGCTTCCAATGGCATCACAATGCCCCCAAAGAAAGCTATGTTACCTGGCAACAAAATCAGTTTTGCGAATTTTTTGATACGCCACATCCTGAATTGGCAGAAAAAATCACCCAACTTGAAGTAAAATTCAGCGAACATTACACCTCAGAAATCCACCTCACGCTGCCGGCCTGGATAGCCAGTATTGCTGATTTTTTACAAAAAGGCTTAGTGCTTTTGATAGATTATGGTTTTCCGCGGCATGAGTATTACCATCCTGACCGCTCTATGGGTACGTTGATGTGCCATTACCAGCATCTTGCCCATACCAATCCCTTTTATTGGCCTGGGTTACAAGATATTACTGCCCATATTGATTTCACTGCCATCGCAGAAGCCGCGATACAAGCCAATTTATCTGTTGCCGGCTATACCACGCAGGCACATTTTCTGTTAAGTTGCGGTCAGCGTGACTGGGCTGTTAATATGGAGACTGATATTTATCAACAACTGCAAACCAGCCAACAACTCAAAAAATTGCTGTTACCCAGCGAAATGGGCGAATTATTCAAGGTAATTGCCCTAACTCGCGGGTTGCCACAACCCTTACTTGGATTTACATTGCACGACATGCGCGAAAAATTATGA
- a CDS encoding 6-carboxytetrahydropterin synthase has protein sequence MKPQLATIELFEERFSFSAAHFTIFSETLRERLHGHNYHVHALLTAGINEFGITFDYAIYKEKIFALCQQLKSYLLLPGLASALTIKEQGHYYYVYFNNEEMPFLKQDVLILPVRNITIEELAYWFLNQLIEDQATLTACNIHKITLKVSNGLGRYGSASWENC, from the coding sequence ATGAAACCTCAACTGGCCACTATTGAATTATTTGAAGAACGCTTTAGTTTCTCAGCAGCACACTTCACTATTTTTTCTGAAACGCTCCGTGAACGACTGCACGGCCATAATTATCATGTGCATGCGTTATTAACAGCCGGCATTAATGAATTTGGCATTACCTTTGATTATGCCATTTATAAAGAAAAAATCTTCGCCTTGTGCCAACAGTTAAAAAGCTATTTATTATTACCCGGTTTAGCGAGCGCATTAACCATTAAAGAACAAGGTCATTATTATTATGTTTATTTTAATAATGAAGAGATGCCTTTTCTTAAACAGGATGTGCTAATTTTACCGGTGCGCAATATTACTATTGAGGAATTGGCCTATTGGTTTTTGAACCAGCTGATTGAAGATCAGGCTACTTTGACTGCCTGTAACATACATAAAATAACATTGAAAGTTTCCAACGGGCTCGGTCGTTACGGCTCAGCCAGTTGGGAGAACTGCTGA